From Pseudomonas sp. stari2, a single genomic window includes:
- a CDS encoding winged helix-turn-helix domain-containing protein, translated as MESIPDALHESLMTRFVFGPFCVVPGKRLLTRNGVAVEIGGRALDLLIALLEQPGRVLSKYDLIEKVWPDSVVAEGSLRFHMTGLRRILGDGEEHARYIATQVGVGYAFVAPLERQLSGVQPMPTETGHLRAACSLPPRAKLIGRETDLQLVVDHLQQPRLFTLVGPGGVGKTSLAIEVAHRIAAQGYERVCFVDLAQVEDSTLVPSALARSLDIAVQAEDPMFVLLAHLREQRLMLVIDNCEHLIDAVSTLLEQISDSAPDVGILATSREPLRVRGEYVHWLNPLEFPRESRHLSTQELLAFAAIKLFVERASSSNAALLLEADGGQMIADICQRLEGMALPIELAAMRVASHGLKATHALLGERFSLGWSGRRTAVPRHQTLRSMLDWSYDLLSPTERLALERLSVFVGPFSQEAASQVVAESQSEGPAVAAILDDLVCKGLVTVDHSDSTDSYRLLEMTRAYAREKLTARGDAEVNSLAFRHAAYYMDLLGYPGTSPDEFFRYFGRLASQLGNVRSALEWSFGPHGDPGLALPLAAASAPLFLHFSLLVECRTWCSRAAELLELGYYGTSTEMELQAALGLVLMFTQGNSEAAEKALLRALDIAVALADHGSQLRLLGRLQIFYERIGDFRSSLAWAEQAAVVGNVLNQPAAIAIASSLTGISHHLLGDQRLARQELERSLRNSLPSHPGNTIYYGFDHRNRTGLALARSLWLQGFPDQARHWAELIEAEASALQHPVTYCIAMVWILCIYIWTGDLEKAAASLERFSAVAETNALGPYIAAAHGLRAAIAIRAEQPGDAVPLLEESLARLRGMRYELLTTSFAIALAEGLILGGQHAKALMLVDGTIDHCRQSGDAFALPELLRIKAGILKEIDGENVQAITTLLEASIALSRDQGAWAWELRTSMDLARLWLEQGRAEQAKALLSACRDQVSEGFDTLDLRRLESLWQSLGVTWG; from the coding sequence GTGGAGTCTATTCCAGACGCTTTGCATGAATCACTCATGACCCGGTTTGTGTTCGGGCCGTTTTGCGTCGTTCCAGGCAAAAGGCTGTTGACCAGAAACGGGGTTGCGGTGGAGATCGGCGGTCGGGCGCTGGATCTGCTGATTGCCTTGCTCGAGCAGCCGGGGCGGGTGCTGTCCAAGTACGATCTGATCGAAAAGGTGTGGCCCGACAGCGTGGTCGCCGAAGGCAGTCTGCGCTTTCACATGACGGGCCTGCGGCGGATTCTCGGGGATGGCGAGGAGCACGCGCGTTATATCGCGACCCAGGTGGGTGTGGGTTATGCCTTTGTGGCGCCGCTGGAAAGGCAACTGTCCGGGGTTCAGCCGATGCCCACGGAGACCGGGCATCTCAGGGCCGCTTGCAGCCTGCCGCCGCGGGCGAAGTTGATCGGTCGCGAAACCGACCTGCAACTGGTCGTCGATCACCTGCAGCAGCCCAGGTTGTTCACCCTTGTCGGTCCCGGCGGTGTCGGCAAGACCAGCCTCGCCATCGAAGTGGCGCATCGCATCGCGGCCCAGGGTTACGAACGCGTCTGCTTCGTCGACCTGGCCCAGGTGGAAGACAGCACGCTGGTGCCTTCAGCATTGGCCCGGTCGCTGGACATCGCCGTGCAGGCCGAAGATCCGATGTTCGTGTTGCTGGCGCATTTGCGCGAACAGCGGCTGATGCTGGTCATCGACAATTGCGAACACCTGATCGACGCCGTATCGACCCTTCTGGAGCAGATCAGCGACAGCGCGCCCGACGTGGGCATTCTGGCAACCAGTCGCGAGCCGTTGCGGGTGCGTGGCGAATACGTGCATTGGCTCAATCCGCTGGAGTTTCCTCGCGAGTCCCGGCACCTGTCCACTCAGGAGCTGCTGGCATTCGCAGCGATCAAACTGTTTGTCGAACGCGCGTCGTCGAGCAATGCGGCGTTGCTGCTGGAGGCGGATGGCGGGCAAATGATCGCGGACATCTGCCAACGCCTGGAGGGCATGGCGCTGCCAATCGAACTGGCGGCGATGCGGGTCGCCAGCCACGGCCTGAAGGCCACGCATGCCTTGCTCGGCGAGCGCTTTTCATTGGGCTGGTCGGGGCGCCGGACGGCGGTGCCACGGCATCAGACGCTGCGCTCCATGCTCGACTGGAGTTACGACCTGCTATCGCCGACGGAGCGTCTGGCGCTGGAGCGGTTGTCGGTGTTTGTCGGGCCGTTCTCTCAAGAGGCGGCGTCCCAGGTGGTGGCCGAGTCTCAGTCCGAAGGCCCGGCGGTGGCCGCGATCCTCGATGATCTGGTGTGCAAGGGGCTGGTCACGGTCGATCACAGTGATTCGACGGACTCCTATCGGCTGCTGGAGATGACACGCGCCTATGCCCGGGAAAAACTGACGGCCCGGGGCGATGCCGAAGTCAACTCGCTGGCCTTCCGGCATGCGGCGTATTACATGGATCTGCTGGGCTACCCCGGTACCTCGCCCGATGAGTTTTTCCGCTACTTCGGGCGCCTTGCCAGTCAGTTGGGCAACGTACGCAGCGCGCTGGAGTGGAGCTTCGGCCCCCATGGCGATCCTGGCTTGGCATTGCCCCTGGCGGCGGCGAGCGCCCCGTTGTTTTTGCATTTTTCGCTGTTGGTCGAGTGCCGGACCTGGTGTTCCCGGGCCGCAGAACTGCTCGAGCTGGGGTACTACGGCACATCGACCGAAATGGAATTGCAGGCGGCCCTCGGGCTGGTGCTGATGTTCACCCAGGGCAACAGCGAAGCGGCCGAAAAGGCCTTGCTCCGGGCGTTGGACATCGCCGTTGCGCTGGCGGATCACGGGTCACAGTTGAGGCTGCTGGGGCGCTTGCAGATTTTCTACGAGCGCATTGGCGATTTCCGCTCTTCGCTGGCATGGGCGGAGCAGGCCGCCGTGGTCGGCAATGTGCTGAATCAGCCGGCAGCCATTGCGATTGCTTCATCGCTGACCGGCATCTCCCATCATCTGTTGGGCGATCAGCGTCTGGCCCGACAGGAGCTGGAGCGCTCGCTGCGCAACAGCTTGCCGTCCCACCCCGGCAACACGATTTACTACGGCTTCGATCACCGCAATCGCACCGGGCTGGCACTGGCCCGTTCGCTGTGGTTGCAGGGCTTTCCCGATCAGGCCCGACACTGGGCCGAGCTGATAGAAGCCGAAGCGTCGGCGCTTCAGCATCCGGTCACCTACTGCATCGCCATGGTCTGGATTCTGTGCATCTACATCTGGACCGGCGATCTGGAGAAAGCGGCCGCCAGCCTTGAACGGTTCAGTGCCGTGGCCGAGACCAACGCCCTGGGCCCTTATATTGCCGCCGCCCATGGCTTGCGGGCGGCGATTGCGATCCGCGCCGAACAGCCTGGCGATGCGGTGCCGCTGCTGGAAGAAAGCCTGGCGCGGCTGCGTGGCATGCGCTACGAACTGCTTACGACATCGTTTGCAATCGCGCTGGCCGAGGGCCTGATTCTGGGCGGGCAACACGCGAAGGCGCTGATGCTGGTGGACGGCACCATCGATCACTGTCGTCAGAGCGGCGACGCCTTCGCGCTGCCGGAACTGCTGCGGATCAAGGCCGGAATTCTCAAAGAAATCGATGGCGAAAATGTCCAGGCCATCACGACTCTTCTTGAGGCATCCATCGCGCTGAGCCGCGATCAGGGGGCCTGGGCATGGGAGTTGAGGACTTCGATGGATCTGGCCAGGCTCTGGCTGGAACAGGGAAGGGCGGAGCAGGCCAAGGCGTTGCTCAGCGCGTGTCGCGATCAGGTCTCGGAAGGTTTCGACACCCTTGACCTGCGCCGGCTGGAAAGCCTCTGGCAAAGCCTTGGCGTCACGTGGGGGTGA
- a CDS encoding response regulator: MSDVTPVVFVVDDDVSVRESLELMIRCAGWQPRLFESAQAFLAEPRARVPSCLVLDINLPDLNGLDLQTSLADERYNMPIIFITGYGDIPRTVRALKAGAVEFLTKPFNEDELLTAMGDALEGSRAALEGEKALHSVLEAYKTLTPREQEIMAAVVSGRLNKLIAADLEISEITVKAHRGKVMRKMKARSLADLVKMAALITPT, translated from the coding sequence ATGAGTGATGTCACGCCTGTGGTGTTCGTTGTGGATGACGACGTCTCCGTACGCGAGTCGCTGGAGCTGATGATCCGATGCGCCGGCTGGCAGCCGCGACTCTTCGAATCCGCGCAGGCTTTTCTCGCCGAGCCCCGCGCGCGGGTCCCCAGTTGTCTGGTACTGGATATCAACCTGCCTGACTTGAACGGCCTGGATCTGCAGACGTCGCTGGCTGACGAGCGCTACAACATGCCGATCATCTTCATCACCGGGTACGGAGACATTCCGCGCACGGTGCGGGCCTTGAAAGCCGGTGCGGTGGAGTTCCTGACCAAACCGTTCAACGAAGATGAGCTGCTGACCGCCATGGGCGATGCGCTCGAAGGCAGCCGCGCAGCTCTGGAAGGTGAAAAAGCCCTGCATTCCGTGCTTGAGGCCTACAAGACCCTGACGCCCCGCGAACAGGAAATCATGGCCGCGGTGGTCAGCGGTCGTCTGAACAAACTGATCGCCGCAGACCTCGAGATCAGCGAGATCACAGTCAAGGCCCACCGGGGCAAGGTCATGCGCAAGATGAAAGCCCGTTCGCTGGCAGATCTGGTGAAAATGGCGGCGCTGATCACCCCCACGTGA
- a CDS encoding response regulator, whose protein sequence is MGKYLLVSVVDDDESVRESLPDLIREFGFAVQAFASAQAFLASPYLGLTDCLILDVAMPGMSGPDLHKELLRRGYRIPVIFITAHADASQQAKLLNTGAVECLFKPFSEAQLIKALSAALPLD, encoded by the coding sequence ATGGGTAAGTACTTGCTCGTATCGGTTGTCGATGATGACGAGTCGGTTCGTGAATCGCTGCCTGACCTGATCAGGGAGTTCGGATTCGCTGTCCAGGCGTTCGCCTCGGCGCAGGCGTTTCTGGCGTCGCCTTATCTCGGCCTGACCGATTGCCTGATTCTCGATGTGGCCATGCCGGGCATGTCCGGGCCGGATCTGCATAAGGAACTGCTGCGGCGCGGCTATCGCATTCCGGTGATTTTCATCACCGCTCACGCCGACGCCAGCCAACAGGCAAAGCTGTTGAATACCGGCGCGGTGGAGTGCCTGTTCAAGCCTTTCAGTGAAGCGCAACTGATCAAGGCACTGAGCGCTGCCCTGCCCCTCGACTGA
- a CDS encoding PAS domain-containing protein, producing the protein MANERERVIEDGPGHVNDGGLPMSEADSIIDSIPAMVAFMTPSGELEQVNRQILDYIGIPLDELKNWQASDTLHPDDLPSVSAAWMHSVGTGTPYDIEHRIRRADGVYRWFHVRGLPVRNSEGTITRWCVLQVDIDERRRDKVLIAKALAEVSSSEERLRGIIDAVPGFVWSASPEGSVGFVNRRWCDYTGMSLEEACGDGWVASIHPDDAPGLGGYWQALLHSGNAGEYEARLKRFDGIYRWFLIRAVPQRDEAGRIVRWYGENTDIEDRKQAEAFLAKARSELTHLARVASLGAVTASIAHEVNQPLAGIITNASTCLRMLGADPPNVDGALETARRTIRDGNRAADVINRLRALFSKKSITIENVDLNDAAREVIAMLLGELQRNGVVLHPRFAEALPPVRGDRVQLQQVILNLIMNAVEAMSSITGRSRDLIVSTGQEQDRSVYLAVKDSGTGVDPQDMERIFNAFYTTKSSGMGVGLSISRSIIEHHDGQLRASAHDGPGATFAFSIPNADNREACDRVMENH; encoded by the coding sequence ATGGCGAACGAGCGGGAGCGCGTCATCGAAGACGGTCCAGGCCACGTCAATGACGGGGGCCTGCCAATGTCCGAGGCCGACTCGATCATCGACAGCATTCCGGCCATGGTCGCCTTCATGACACCGTCCGGCGAGCTGGAGCAGGTCAACCGGCAAATCCTGGACTACATCGGCATCCCGCTCGATGAACTGAAAAACTGGCAGGCCAGCGACACCTTGCACCCGGACGATCTGCCATCGGTCAGCGCGGCGTGGATGCACTCGGTCGGCACCGGCACACCCTACGATATCGAGCATCGGATTCGGCGCGCCGACGGCGTCTATCGCTGGTTTCATGTGCGCGGCCTGCCGGTCAGGAACAGCGAAGGCACCATCACTCGCTGGTGCGTGTTGCAGGTCGATATCGATGAGCGCCGACGGGACAAGGTCTTGATCGCCAAAGCCCTAGCGGAGGTCAGCAGCTCGGAGGAGCGCCTGCGCGGCATCATCGATGCCGTTCCCGGATTCGTCTGGAGCGCTTCGCCCGAAGGCAGCGTCGGATTCGTCAACCGGCGGTGGTGCGATTACACCGGCATGTCGCTTGAAGAGGCGTGCGGCGATGGCTGGGTGGCATCGATCCATCCCGACGACGCTCCCGGACTGGGCGGTTACTGGCAGGCGCTTCTGCACTCGGGCAATGCCGGTGAGTACGAGGCTCGCCTGAAGCGCTTCGACGGCATTTATCGCTGGTTTCTGATTCGCGCCGTGCCCCAGCGCGATGAGGCGGGCCGGATCGTGCGCTGGTATGGCGAAAACACCGACATCGAAGACCGCAAGCAGGCGGAAGCCTTTCTGGCCAAGGCCCGTTCCGAACTGACGCATCTGGCCAGAGTCGCCAGCCTGGGGGCAGTCACCGCGTCCATTGCCCATGAGGTCAATCAGCCGCTGGCCGGCATCATCACCAACGCCAGCACCTGCCTGCGCATGCTCGGAGCCGATCCGCCGAATGTCGACGGAGCCCTGGAAACCGCACGCCGCACCATTCGCGACGGCAATCGGGCGGCCGATGTGATCAACCGCTTGCGAGCGTTGTTCTCGAAAAAAAGCATCACGATTGAAAACGTCGACCTCAATGACGCCGCACGGGAAGTCATCGCCATGCTGCTGGGCGAGCTGCAACGCAACGGCGTGGTGCTTCATCCTCGATTCGCCGAGGCCCTGCCGCCGGTCAGGGGCGACCGGGTCCAGCTTCAACAGGTGATACTCAACCTGATCATGAACGCCGTCGAAGCCATGAGCAGCATCACCGGTCGCTCCAGAGACTTGATCGTCAGCACCGGCCAGGAGCAAGACCGGAGCGTTTATCTGGCGGTGAAGGACAGCGGCACCGGGGTCGATCCACAGGACATGGAACGGATTTTCAATGCCTTCTACACCACCAAAAGCTCGGGCATGGGGGTCGGTCTGTCGATCAGTCGCTCCATCATCGAACACCACGACGGGCAACTCCGGGCCTCTGCCCACGACGGCCCGGGTGCGACGTTTGCCTTTTCAATCCCGAATGCCGACAACCGCGAGGCCTGTGATCGCGTCATGGAGAATCACTGA
- a CDS encoding quinone oxidoreductase: protein MKAVVIQAFGGPEVLTVQDIQLAEPGPGQVLVKVMAAGINFMDTGVRRGLGAAWELPLTPGAEGAGIVLATGPQVTEFGVGDRVAWHYVPGSYAEQVIAPVSQLVPLPDEIDFSTAASLMMQGLTASNLVDKVHAIQPGDVAFVHAAAGGVGLMLTQLIKLRGGKVIGRVSQADKVEAVLAAGADYVVIGRAHNIAGQVMRLTEGQRVNVVYDGTGAEGFAESLSLLDHFGTLALYGPFMDPIPPIDIFSVPRSIKLTYPSVMHYVRNREILLEKSRQLFAWVSTGKLKTFIGQRYSLDGAQQAHRDIESRNTTGKLIIVP, encoded by the coding sequence ATGAAAGCAGTCGTGATCCAGGCCTTTGGCGGGCCCGAAGTCTTGACGGTGCAAGACATTCAACTGGCTGAACCGGGACCCGGACAAGTCCTGGTCAAGGTCATGGCGGCGGGTATCAATTTCATGGACACCGGTGTCCGTCGCGGCCTCGGCGCTGCCTGGGAGCTGCCGCTGACGCCGGGTGCGGAAGGCGCCGGTATCGTCCTGGCCACCGGCCCGCAGGTGACGGAGTTCGGTGTCGGTGACCGCGTAGCCTGGCATTACGTGCCGGGCAGCTACGCCGAACAGGTGATCGCCCCGGTCAGTCAGTTGGTGCCGTTGCCCGACGAGATCGACTTCAGCACCGCCGCCAGCCTGATGATGCAGGGTCTGACCGCCAGCAATCTGGTGGACAAGGTGCATGCGATCCAGCCGGGCGATGTGGCATTCGTGCACGCGGCGGCGGGGGGCGTGGGGCTGATGCTGACTCAGTTGATCAAACTGCGGGGCGGCAAGGTCATTGGCCGGGTGTCCCAGGCCGACAAGGTGGAGGCGGTGCTCGCGGCCGGGGCTGACTACGTAGTGATCGGGCGCGCGCACAACATTGCCGGACAGGTCATGCGCCTGACGGAGGGGCAACGAGTGAATGTGGTGTACGACGGGACGGGCGCGGAGGGCTTCGCCGAATCGTTGAGCCTGCTGGACCATTTCGGCACCCTGGCCTTGTACGGGCCGTTCATGGACCCGATCCCGCCGATCGATATCTTCAGTGTGCCGCGCAGTATCAAGCTGACGTATCCCTCGGTCATGCACTACGTGCGCAACCGCGAGATCCTGCTGGAAAAGTCCCGGCAACTGTTCGCGTGGGTCAGCACCGGCAAACTGAAAACCTTCATCGGCCAGCGTTATTCACTGGACGGCGCGCAGCAGGCCCATCGCGATATCGAGTCGCGCAATACGACGGGCAAGCTGATCATTGTTCCTTAG
- a CDS encoding MFS transporter: protein MRGETALERPCGTSSTTSQWWVIGLCMLFNVIDGLDVMAMAFTASRVSAEWTLNGAQTGLLLSASLVGMALGSLLAAPRADRFGRRPLLLAGLLLGGLSMLLSFWSQDHHVLMLLRLLTGIGTGAVLVGANVLTFEHASAQRRNLAIALQSLAFAMGASLGGVLAHVLNDFMGWRYVFLAGGCITLAAALAGVFWLRESPSFLALERRGPVTPASPDNARRPFSSGQWQQTTSLALALFLLMFCYYFVMSWTPSLLVHNGFTDRQGARIGVLLASGGMLGALLLGLAANRYGCRRLSSGFLLLNAALLPLMVPASHVPGLAALVAVTLGLMLNGAVAALYVLAPQAFCMSVRTTGVGVVLAMGRLGAIISPIVAGFLLDARWTAQELFTFFAGSQLLAALLIWRGTKEQ, encoded by the coding sequence ATGCGTGGGGAAACAGCGCTCGAACGCCCGTGCGGCACGTCATCGACCACTTCGCAGTGGTGGGTGATCGGGCTGTGCATGCTGTTCAACGTGATCGACGGTCTGGACGTGATGGCCATGGCCTTCACCGCCAGCCGGGTTTCAGCGGAGTGGACGTTGAACGGCGCGCAAACGGGCCTGTTGTTGAGCGCCAGCCTGGTCGGGATGGCGCTCGGTTCGCTGCTGGCCGCGCCCAGGGCCGACCGCTTCGGGCGCAGGCCGTTATTGCTCGCCGGCCTGCTGCTCGGCGGACTGAGCATGTTGCTGTCGTTCTGGAGCCAGGATCATCACGTATTGATGCTTTTGCGGTTGTTGACCGGCATCGGCACGGGGGCGGTGCTGGTAGGGGCGAACGTGCTGACGTTCGAGCACGCCAGCGCGCAGCGGCGCAATCTGGCCATCGCGTTGCAATCTCTCGCCTTCGCCATGGGCGCCAGCCTGGGCGGCGTGCTGGCTCACGTATTGAATGATTTCATGGGCTGGCGATATGTCTTTCTCGCGGGAGGCTGTATCACGCTGGCGGCAGCGTTGGCGGGCGTCTTCTGGCTGCGAGAGTCGCCGTCATTTCTGGCACTTGAACGCCGTGGGCCTGTCACGCCAGCGTCGCCAGACAATGCCCGCCGACCGTTTTCGTCCGGTCAATGGCAACAGACCACGTCGCTGGCGCTGGCACTCTTTCTGTTGATGTTCTGCTATTACTTCGTGATGAGCTGGACCCCGAGTCTTCTGGTGCACAACGGTTTTACCGATCGGCAAGGCGCCCGGATCGGCGTTCTGCTGGCGTCGGGGGGCATGCTCGGCGCCCTGTTACTGGGACTGGCGGCCAATCGGTATGGCTGCCGGCGATTGTCGTCGGGTTTCCTGCTGCTCAACGCCGCCCTGCTGCCACTGATGGTGCCGGCCTCGCACGTGCCCGGTCTGGCCGCGCTCGTGGCCGTCACGCTTGGCCTGATGCTCAACGGTGCGGTCGCCGCCCTGTATGTCCTGGCCCCTCAGGCGTTCTGCATGTCAGTCCGTACGACCGGCGTCGGCGTGGTGCTGGCGATGGGGCGCCTGGGGGCGATCATTTCGCCGATAGTCGCCGGTTTTCTGCTGGATGCCCGATGGACCGCGCAAGAGCTGTTCACGTTCTTCGCCGGCAGCCAGCTGTTGGCAGCGCTGCTGATCTGGCGTGGCACTAAGGAACAATGA
- a CDS encoding epoxide hydrolase family protein: MVAVTCGSTWRHCLASAIRRGALGLAVLAGSSGAWATGPTTDQSQAIRPYHVHVDEAKLTDLRKRIADTRWPDKETVNDVSQGVQLAQVEALVKYWGSGYDWRKAEAKLNALPEFVTTIDGVDIQFIHVRSRNPNAMPLILTHGWPGSQFEFLKTIGPLTDPVAYGGKVEDSFDVVIPSIPGHGFSDKPTELGWGPDRVAKAWDVLMKRLGYTHYVSQGGDHGSVISDALGRLAPPGLLGIHLNMPATVPPELVKPINGGDPAPAGLSGPELTAFNSLSKFFGRNAAYGAMMVTRPQTIGYLLADSPAGTAAWMYEKFAAWTDSDGQPEKVLSRDEMLDDISLYWLTDSGASSSRFYWENNNNNFSAAAQKTADIKVPVAITVFPHEIYRAPKVWSQRAYPSLAYFSEVGKGGHFAAWEQPQLFSEELREAFRPLRAAVQKTTAQAAR; encoded by the coding sequence ATGGTTGCGGTTACGTGCGGTTCCACATGGCGCCATTGCCTGGCGTCAGCCATCAGAAGAGGGGCCCTGGGCCTTGCCGTGCTGGCAGGCAGCAGCGGCGCCTGGGCCACCGGCCCGACAACCGATCAGTCGCAAGCCATTCGCCCGTACCACGTTCATGTAGATGAGGCGAAATTGACTGATCTGCGCAAACGCATTGCCGACACCCGTTGGCCCGACAAGGAAACGGTCAACGACGTGTCCCAGGGTGTGCAACTGGCGCAGGTCGAGGCCCTGGTGAAGTACTGGGGCAGCGGTTATGACTGGCGCAAGGCAGAGGCGAAACTCAACGCCTTGCCGGAGTTCGTGACCACGATCGATGGCGTCGACATTCAGTTCATCCACGTGCGCTCACGCAACCCCAACGCGATGCCGCTGATCCTCACCCATGGCTGGCCGGGTTCGCAATTCGAGTTCCTCAAGACCATCGGCCCGCTGACCGATCCCGTGGCCTATGGCGGCAAAGTAGAGGACTCGTTCGATGTGGTGATTCCGTCGATTCCCGGTCACGGTTTTTCCGACAAGCCGACCGAACTCGGCTGGGGCCCGGACCGGGTGGCGAAGGCCTGGGATGTGTTGATGAAGCGTCTGGGTTACACCCACTACGTGTCTCAGGGGGGCGACCACGGTTCGGTGATCTCTGATGCGCTGGGTCGTCTGGCACCGCCCGGTTTGCTGGGCATTCACTTGAACATGCCCGCCACCGTGCCACCGGAACTGGTCAAGCCGATCAATGGCGGAGACCCGGCTCCGGCAGGGCTGAGCGGCCCGGAACTGACGGCGTTCAACTCGCTCAGCAAGTTCTTCGGGCGCAACGCGGCCTATGGCGCAATGATGGTGACCCGGCCACAGACCATCGGTTATCTGCTGGCGGATTCGCCTGCCGGCACGGCGGCGTGGATGTATGAAAAATTCGCCGCCTGGACCGACAGCGACGGTCAGCCCGAGAAGGTGCTGAGCCGCGATGAAATGCTTGATGACATCAGCCTGTACTGGCTGACCGACAGCGGCGCCTCGTCCTCTCGTTTCTACTGGGAGAACAACAACAATAACTTCAGTGCCGCCGCGCAGAAGACCGCGGACATCAAGGTGCCGGTGGCGATCACCGTGTTCCCTCACGAAATCTATCGTGCCCCCAAGGTCTGGTCGCAGCGTGCCTATCCATCGCTGGCCTACTTCAGCGAAGTCGGCAAGGGCGGTCACTTCGCGGCATGGGAGCAACCGCAATTGTTCAGCGAAGAACTGCGCGAGGCCTTCCGGCCACTGCGCGCGGCTGTGCAGAAAACCACGGCTCAGGCCGCGCGCTAG